The sequence AAATAACAATCTCTTCAGTTTAAGGTAAAAACCATGTGATTTCGCTCCCAGCTGCCTGTTCTATAAGTAAGACAGTATCTATAATACTCGAGAGTGGTTTTGAAAGTCTTTATGCGATAAAATGCGAGAGGGGATGCAATGTCCGGTCTTCCGATGACAGAAATTTACCGGTCTCTTGATGCTGATTGTGAAGGATTCGGAATGGAGGTATAGATGAACGAACTATTGTGGTTTTTGATGCTTGTAGTGAACTTCAGTTTGATCACAGTTGCTTACAAATTGTGGGGAAAGACAGGACTGTACGTCTGGGTAGCCATAGCTGCGATAATTGCCAATGTCCAGGTAATAAAGACGGTTTCACTTTTTTGGATGGCCGCGACTTTGGGAAATATCGTTTATGCGACGTCGTTCTTGGCTACGGATATTCTTTCTGAGAATCATGGAAAGAAGGAGGCCAAGAGAGCAGTTTACATCGGCTTTTTCTCTCTGATAGCGACTACCGTGATAATGCAAATCGCTCTTGCCTTCGAGCCTCATCACTCCGATTTCTCTCAGGAGCATCTCTCAGCAATATTCGGCCTTCTCCCGAGAATTGCACTGGCAAGTCTGGCAGCCTACTGGTGTTCTCAGTTACACGATGTCTGGGCATATGACTTCTGGAAGAAGAGGT comes from Mesotoga infera and encodes:
- a CDS encoding VUT family protein, giving the protein MNELLWFLMLVVNFSLITVAYKLWGKTGLYVWVAIAAIIANVQVIKTVSLFWMAATLGNIVYATSFLATDILSENHGKKEAKRAVYIGFFSLIATTVIMQIALAFEPHHSDFSQEHLSAIFGLLPRIALASLAAYWCSQLHDVWAYDFWKKRFPDRKHIWLRNNASTMVSQLIDTAVFTSIAFLGVFSADVWWQIFWSTYILKWVVAVLDTPFIYLARKLKDEGKIKDLVP